The following are from one region of the Methanospirillum hungatei genome:
- a CDS encoding tubulin/FtsZ family protein — translation MKVFFIGFGQAGGKIVDRFIEFDNRTNGNSFRAIAVNTARTDLMGLQHLDFEDRVLIGQTSVKGHGVGTDNDTGAQITFDEIDIIMNAIDRKGIGETEAFIIVSGLGGGTGSGGSPVLARHLKKIYKEPVYVLGILPAPEEGRLYSYNAARSLATLVKEADNVILFDNSAWKNEGESIKGAFDRLNDEIVRRFGLLFRAGEVGQLGIGEMVVDSSEIINTLRGGGISSVGYAISEVIDSGPVEKDRGFFDRIIGRKQIEERRPEEKLMGEDKTSRILSLVRRAMLGRLTLPCEYSTTSRALVLVAGPPDDLDRKGIEKAKSWVEENIAGVEVRGGDYPAQSRYVAAIVLLASIADAPRVTNLLEIAKETKATSERIDEENVLKLDESIEPLFE, via the coding sequence ATGAAAGTGTTTTTTATAGGATTTGGTCAGGCTGGTGGCAAAATTGTTGACCGGTTCATTGAGTTTGACAATAGAACCAATGGCAACAGTTTTCGTGCTATTGCGGTAAATACAGCCAGAACTGATCTGATGGGACTTCAGCACCTCGATTTTGAGGACCGAGTCCTGATTGGTCAGACGAGCGTGAAAGGCCATGGCGTTGGTACCGATAATGATACCGGCGCCCAGATAACCTTTGACGAAATTGACATCATTATGAATGCCATCGACCGAAAAGGAATCGGTGAAACGGAGGCATTTATTATTGTGTCTGGTCTTGGTGGCGGAACTGGATCAGGTGGTTCACCCGTTCTCGCCCGTCACCTTAAAAAGATATACAAAGAGCCGGTCTATGTCCTTGGCATTCTTCCGGCTCCCGAAGAGGGACGCTTATACTCATATAATGCTGCACGAAGTCTAGCAACCCTGGTAAAGGAAGCAGACAACGTAATCCTCTTCGATAATAGTGCATGGAAGAATGAGGGAGAAAGTATAAAGGGTGCATTTGACCGGTTGAATGATGAGATCGTCCGTAGATTTGGATTATTGTTCCGTGCTGGAGAGGTTGGACAACTAGGTATTGGCGAAATGGTTGTAGACTCCAGCGAGATTATCAATACCCTCCGGGGTGGGGGTATAAGTTCAGTTGGATATGCCATCAGCGAAGTCATTGACTCCGGACCAGTGGAAAAAGATAGGGGATTTTTTGATCGCATTATCGGGAGAAAACAGATAGAGGAACGCCGTCCGGAGGAAAAACTGATGGGAGAGGATAAAACCTCCCGGATTTTATCGCTGGTCAGGCGTGCAATGCTTGGGAGGCTGACTCTCCCATGTGAGTATTCCACCACAAGCCGTGCACTGGTTCTGGTTGCCGGACCACCAGACGATCTTGACAGGAAAGGAATTGAAAAAGCAAAGAGCTGGGTAGAGGAGAACATTGCCGGTGTGGAGGTGCGTGGTGGAGATTATCCAGCCCAGAGCAGGTATGTAGCAGCAATCGTTCTTTTAGCATCCATTGCAGATGCCCCACGGGTGACCAATCTGCTTGAAATAGCTAAAGAGACGAAAGCTACATCAGAACGGATTGATGAAGAGAATGTTCTGAAACTGGATGAGAGTATTGAACCACTCTTTGAGTGA
- a CDS encoding dolichyl-phosphate beta-glucosyltransferase has product MNFDSVTVVIPVYNDVQALKDAVPKVIPILSSLTSQYELIIAEDASTDGSAECAADYARNNPNIIHLHRNERLGRGSALTLAASKARGEIFCYFDVDMATDISHLEELLKHIREGFDIATGSRLLPESRIIRSTGREIKSRGYNFLVRLFLRSTLSDHQCGFKAFSISSIRMLLKETTDTHWFWDTEILVRAQKKGLKIAEIPVVWTEGQGTTVRSGDIWKMGRAILRLWWQLYVS; this is encoded by the coding sequence ATTAATTTTGATTCGGTAACTGTTGTAATACCGGTATATAATGATGTTCAGGCACTCAAAGATGCGGTGCCAAAAGTAATCCCTATTCTTTCATCTCTCACTTCGCAGTATGAACTCATTATAGCAGAAGATGCCAGCACTGATGGATCAGCAGAATGTGCGGCTGATTATGCACGAAATAATCCGAATATAATTCACCTCCACCGGAATGAACGGCTTGGAAGAGGATCAGCGCTTACTCTGGCCGCATCCAAAGCACGAGGTGAGATTTTTTGTTACTTCGACGTTGATATGGCAACAGATATTTCACACCTTGAAGAACTTCTTAAACATATTAGAGAAGGATTTGATATCGCAACAGGGTCTCGGTTGTTGCCTGAATCCAGGATTATAAGGAGCACCGGCCGTGAAATAAAAAGCAGAGGATACAACTTTCTGGTTCGGCTCTTTCTTCGAAGCACTCTCTCTGATCATCAATGCGGATTTAAAGCTTTTAGTATCTCTTCTATCCGCATGCTCCTGAAAGAAACAACAGATACTCATTGGTTCTGGGATACAGAAATTCTTGTCCGTGCACAAAAGAAGGGACTAAAAATTGCCGAGATTCCTGTTGTGTGGACAGAAGGTCAGGGGACAACGGTCAGATCTGGTGATATTTGGAAGATGGGGCGGGCAATTCTCCGGCTCTGGTGGCAACTTTATGTATCGTAA
- a CDS encoding 50S ribosomal protein L24e, whose amino-acid sequence MIDTHICSFCGLQMEPGTGKMYVKKDGQIFYYCSTKCQKNHKLGRIPRRVRWTTAGRKALGKV is encoded by the coding sequence ATGATTGATACGCATATCTGTTCTTTCTGCGGTCTGCAGATGGAGCCTGGAACCGGGAAGATGTATGTCAAGAAAGACGGACAGATTTTCTATTACTGCAGCACCAAGTGCCAGAAGAACCATAAGCTCGGACGTATCCCACGCCGTGTCAGATGGACCACCGCTGGCCGGAAAGCTCTTGGCAAGGTATAA
- a CDS encoding lysylphosphatidylglycerol synthase transmembrane domain-containing protein codes for MYRKFIAICLSVLLAAAILIVMVVRVWDDLANALAYVQPLFLIPACFICLFAWGVRGSRYQAILTRMQVRISFIFGVACIFISQTVNLIVPARLGDLIRVVLLKHDYDATISQGLSSIVVERVFDIISVAILGLCAVVFVLNVPPWIRMLLIIPLVLGGIFFLVLLITGTVRTKNKYVQYILTMLDEMRKASLTPRSALILGATSILIWILDTLICYLVAVMFRQEIPFEVVLLAVVAGNLVKAVPLTPGGVGTYEFALAVIFELAGTAPAVSTLIAVIDHLIKNGITLIGGALSILYLGDWVIPELSASIKKRLRDE; via the coding sequence ATGTATCGTAAATTCATCGCCATCTGTCTATCAGTTCTTCTGGCGGCAGCAATTCTGATCGTCATGGTAGTCCGTGTTTGGGATGACCTGGCTAATGCACTTGCCTATGTTCAGCCCCTCTTTCTCATTCCGGCATGTTTCATATGTCTTTTTGCCTGGGGTGTGCGGGGAAGTCGATATCAGGCGATACTAACACGGATGCAGGTCAGAATATCGTTCATCTTTGGTGTTGCCTGCATTTTCATATCACAGACAGTAAATCTCATCGTACCTGCCCGTCTCGGAGATTTAATACGGGTTGTCCTTCTCAAACATGATTACGATGCGACCATATCGCAGGGGCTTTCTTCTATCGTGGTAGAGAGGGTATTTGATATCATATCAGTTGCGATTCTGGGGCTATGTGCCGTGGTGTTTGTGTTGAATGTTCCACCATGGATTCGAATGCTGCTCATCATCCCCTTGGTTCTTGGAGGGATTTTCTTCCTTGTTCTTCTCATAACGGGGACAGTCCGTACAAAGAATAAATACGTACAATATATTCTGACCATGCTCGATGAGATGAGAAAAGCCTCTCTCACTCCCCGTTCTGCACTCATACTTGGTGCAACATCAATTCTTATCTGGATCCTTGACACTCTCATCTGTTATCTGGTTGCGGTCATGTTCAGGCAGGAGATCCCCTTTGAAGTTGTCTTGCTTGCAGTGGTGGCCGGAAATCTTGTCAAAGCTGTCCCACTCACTCCTGGAGGGGTTGGAACCTATGAATTTGCTCTTGCTGTAATCTTTGAGCTTGCAGGAACCGCTCCTGCGGTTTCAACCCTTATTGCAGTCATTGATCACCTGATAAAAAACGGAATAACTCTGATAGGAGGAGCTCTCTCAATCCTGTATTTAGGAGACTGGGTGATACCTGAACTCAGTGCCAGTATCAAAAAGCGATTACGAGATGAGTGA
- the rpl7ae gene encoding 50S ribosomal protein L7Ae encodes MANYVTFEVSEEIQNKALEAVEAARESGKIKKGSNEATKAIERGIAQLVLIGGDVEPAEIVMHLGPLCDEKKIPYLYISKQNDIGAACGLEVGSAAAAIVKSGKAKETIDEIAAQIAALKAE; translated from the coding sequence ATGGCAAACTACGTTACCTTTGAAGTCTCTGAAGAGATCCAGAATAAGGCTCTTGAAGCCGTCGAAGCCGCACGTGAAAGCGGAAAAATCAAAAAGGGCTCCAACGAAGCCACCAAGGCCATCGAGCGCGGCATCGCACAGTTGGTCCTTATTGGCGGAGATGTTGAACCTGCAGAGATCGTCATGCATCTTGGACCACTCTGCGATGAAAAGAAGATTCCGTACCTCTATATCAGCAAGCAGAATGATATCGGCGCTGCTTGCGGACTGGAAGTCGGCTCTGCTGCTGCAGCTATCGTAAAGTCCGGAAAAGCAAAAGAGACCATCGATGAAATTGCTGCACAGATAGCAGCTCTCAAAGCTGAGTGA
- a CDS encoding NAD(P)/FAD-dependent oxidoreductase, which produces MRIAIIGGGLSGLVSAYRLSPDHEITIYEKSAELGGLLSSYHRGTYSIERYYHHFFTGDESFLHLLDELRLTEDILWLKGSTGTYLNGVIYPLTTPIEILRYPYLTIPDKIKLGLFTKKVRTFDLSELDAISAEKFLHEQVGDKIYQSFFRPLLKSKFGMNAEKVSAAWLVSRVAIRSDRSLAGERLGYLNKGFSRFINTISGQITERGGEIRISSPVTSLIRQEKTWFVNDEPYEGIIATIAPGLLREIGVPISDVPYQGAACLTMGLKRAVTNGIYWINLYDNAPYGAVIGHTCFAPFSWYGEHIIYLASYFTGNPVPDLKEQMIRDFCKKFGVQKSDILWTELSLDPFAGPLYLAGYKPRMEELTVPGMSLAGMFSAENYPERSIEGSVRAGERAAKEIISFSQLEGRPL; this is translated from the coding sequence ATGCGGATTGCAATAATTGGAGGGGGCCTCAGCGGGCTTGTATCGGCATATAGGCTTTCCCCGGACCATGAAATTACTATTTACGAAAAGTCAGCCGAATTAGGTGGCTTGCTCTCTTCCTATCATCGAGGAACCTATTCTATAGAACGATATTATCATCATTTTTTCACCGGTGACGAGAGTTTTTTACACCTTTTGGATGAATTGCGTCTAACAGAGGATATTTTATGGCTGAAAGGATCAACGGGAACATACCTTAACGGGGTCATATATCCTCTTACAACTCCCATTGAAATCCTCAGGTATCCGTACCTGACCATTCCTGATAAAATTAAACTTGGGTTGTTTACGAAAAAAGTCAGAACATTTGATCTCTCTGAATTAGATGCCATCAGCGCAGAAAAATTTCTACATGAACAGGTTGGGGACAAAATTTACCAATCCTTTTTCAGACCACTCCTGAAATCTAAGTTTGGAATGAATGCAGAGAAGGTATCTGCAGCCTGGTTAGTGAGCAGGGTTGCAATCCGATCAGACAGAAGTCTTGCGGGAGAACGATTGGGATACCTGAATAAAGGATTTTCAAGGTTCATTAATACAATATCTGGACAGATCACCGAGCGGGGTGGTGAGATAAGAATATCTTCACCGGTTACTTCTCTCATACGGCAAGAGAAAACATGGTTTGTAAATGATGAGCCATACGAAGGCATAATTGCTACCATCGCACCAGGACTTCTTCGTGAAATTGGAGTTCCCATCTCTGATGTTCCTTACCAGGGGGCTGCCTGTCTGACCATGGGCCTGAAGCGAGCAGTTACCAATGGGATTTATTGGATAAATCTGTATGATAACGCACCCTATGGTGCCGTAATTGGTCATACTTGTTTTGCGCCATTTTCATGGTATGGGGAGCATATCATCTATCTTGCTTCGTATTTTACCGGAAATCCTGTTCCGGATTTAAAAGAGCAAATGATCCGGGATTTCTGTAAAAAATTTGGTGTACAAAAAAGTGACATATTATGGACCGAACTCTCACTTGATCCATTCGCAGGACCGCTCTATCTGGCTGGGTATAAGCCACGAATGGAAGAACTAACAGTTCCTGGTATGAGCCTTGCTGGTATGTTTTCAGCAGAGAATTATCCTGAACGAAGTATTGAAGGCTCTGTCCGGGCAGGAGAACGGGCAGCGAAGGAGATAATTTCCTTTTCGCAGCTGGAGGGACGTCCTCTTTGA
- a CDS encoding DUF2298 domain-containing protein, which produces MIESSQIVAVISWVLLLIFFHLALYPWIKDYLPEIAVPVSWTGGFILTTLATWYAVLSGLPAGIGIIPVLIICICTCYYKKTGFYRQIPLEWRYYLLFSLVFGAMLIVRAYNPDINGAEKFMDHGFLASILRSPLVPPLDPWFAGGFLNVYYYLGHWMIATPALMAGIPSYILFNLALPTVAALSAINIYGVGHLVLKRTRLLPVLAFFIVNPYFIYLALSGTRSFTLLWDSSRVIENTINEYPLFSFLFGDVHAHVLGILPQTFLVLMVTAALTYWTNSNKSRLTILLFTALGLSIVPAVNSWDVFIWAPMILGTGLWLISKEYHIFYHLTHPKAIILRLLTVIKERDFSQALDPCPVAFFYLLLVPAASLILISPLLFGMQSPGIEGFGFVHAPSTLQQFLLVNGWFFIGFIFSLRTQMMKVPWIIVAIIPFFLTGYISAGLAGLFLVLVLHRRSGPADLLAAGGLAILLFCELIYLVDNMGEVYYRMNTVFKLYIGAWILCGTAAALMVGRECDIYFSVHPGLKSRILQYTVVIMLILCLIIPPVIVSTIHGSHTPTLDGMAWLKGTHQGDAEAITFLRTLPGSHILVEATGDDYQYTSRVSSFTGVPTIIGWQFHEYMWRGDNPKGWYGQRSKDIQTIYEDPDQTIRLMNQYKADLLYVGPVEHEKYAVLLPLEGLQELYRNRDVTIYHHTLS; this is translated from the coding sequence ATGATAGAATCCAGTCAGATCGTTGCTGTAATATCCTGGGTACTTCTGCTAATTTTTTTTCATCTTGCGCTTTATCCCTGGATTAAGGATTATCTTCCTGAAATAGCGGTTCCAGTTTCATGGACTGGAGGATTTATCCTCACAACTCTTGCTACCTGGTATGCGGTACTGAGTGGCCTTCCTGCTGGTATAGGAATCATTCCGGTTCTTATCATCTGCATCTGTACCTGTTATTATAAGAAAACTGGATTTTATCGCCAAATTCCTTTGGAATGGAGATATTACCTCCTCTTTTCTCTCGTTTTTGGAGCAATGCTCATTGTCCGGGCGTATAATCCGGATATTAATGGGGCCGAAAAGTTCATGGATCATGGATTTCTTGCTTCAATCCTCCGGTCTCCTCTGGTCCCTCCACTCGATCCCTGGTTTGCAGGTGGTTTTTTGAATGTGTATTATTATCTGGGTCACTGGATGATAGCTACACCCGCCCTGATGGCAGGGATTCCTTCATATATTCTTTTCAATCTGGCGCTTCCGACTGTTGCTGCCCTTTCGGCGATAAATATTTACGGGGTTGGACACCTTGTATTAAAAAGAACACGGCTTCTCCCCGTTCTTGCCTTTTTTATAGTAAATCCCTATTTTATTTACCTGGCTTTGTCTGGAACACGCTCGTTTACTCTTCTTTGGGATAGCAGCAGAGTCATTGAGAACACAATAAATGAATATCCTCTCTTTTCATTTTTATTCGGCGATGTACACGCTCATGTTTTGGGAATATTACCACAGACATTTTTAGTCCTGATGGTGACTGCTGCACTTACCTATTGGACCAACAGTAACAAAAGCAGATTAACCATCCTGTTATTCACAGCACTTGGTCTGTCAATCGTGCCTGCAGTGAACAGTTGGGATGTTTTTATCTGGGCGCCGATGATTCTTGGAACCGGACTGTGGTTGATTTCAAAAGAATATCACATCTTCTATCATTTAACACATCCAAAAGCCATTATTTTGAGATTGCTGACTGTTATTAAAGAAAGAGATTTTTCTCAAGCACTAGATCCTTGCCCTGTTGCCTTCTTTTATCTGTTATTGGTTCCGGCAGCAAGTCTGATTCTCATCAGTCCACTCCTGTTTGGGATGCAATCCCCCGGTATTGAAGGGTTTGGTTTTGTGCATGCACCCTCAACTCTTCAACAATTTTTACTGGTCAATGGCTGGTTTTTCATCGGGTTTATTTTTTCACTCAGGACTCAAATGATGAAAGTTCCCTGGATTATTGTGGCAATAATCCCCTTTTTTTTGACCGGGTACATCTCTGCTGGTCTGGCAGGTCTGTTCCTGGTATTAGTTCTTCATCGCAGATCTGGTCCTGCTGATCTTCTTGCAGCTGGTGGTTTGGCCATTCTCCTCTTTTGTGAACTAATCTACTTGGTAGACAATATGGGAGAGGTATATTACCGGATGAACACGGTATTTAAACTCTATATTGGAGCATGGATTCTTTGTGGAACTGCAGCAGCTCTCATGGTGGGACGAGAGTGTGATATTTATTTTTCTGTTCACCCCGGATTAAAAAGCCGGATTCTTCAATATACTGTAGTTATCATGCTCATCCTCTGCTTGATCATACCTCCTGTTATTGTCTCCACTATCCATGGTTCTCATACTCCTACTCTGGACGGGATGGCATGGTTGAAAGGAACTCACCAGGGAGATGCTGAGGCAATTACCTTCCTGCGAACACTTCCTGGATCCCATATTCTTGTGGAAGCAACCGGAGATGATTACCAATATACCTCCCGGGTGTCTTCTTTTACAGGAGTTCCCACAATAATCGGATGGCAATTTCATGAATATATGTGGAGAGGTGACAATCCGAAAGGATGGTATGGTCAGCGGAGTAAAGATATACAGACCATCTATGAAGATCCTGATCAGACCATCAGGCTCATGAACCAATATAAAGCTGATCTGCTCTATGTCGGTCCGGTGGAACATGAGAAGTATGCAGTCTTACTTCCTCTGGAGGGTCTGCAGGAACTGTACAGGAACCGCGATGTTACCATCTATCATCACACACTTTCCTGA
- a CDS encoding flippase activity-associated protein Agl23 produces the protein MNVQMLRERYTNCSVEKIFTVIFLFGLFLRTILPNLKLLHHDEAIHAWFSYELLTKGVYQYDPMYHGPFLYYLMAGFFRIFGDSDLIARFVPAIFGTLIILLIYGIYKTGWLSRNHSIWAALFFACSPDMVYFSRFLRHDIFQLFFSILLLVAILGYIEYKKSGWAYLAGVAAACGLCLKEDMPVVILVFGSFFISLIIFKKISLPITWKRDLIGSIIIAAVIGFIFYTSFFQHPQMFFEAPLKAIEHWTSMHDQCRLCGPPYWYLLMFLLYEIPLLILVWYAIWQCGWKDNGINYIRNTHTAEELSNDAKISLFILLMVIWTASTLVFYGWVGEKVPWLLIHQLFPVILLASYRIEKKKIIAGIITVAFLIGMTVHVCFTPTDINEPIVQVQNSEDMREVMKIIDSAKNVVVASDSYWPLPWYYRGGEWEKILFYGKKVDPIVWMGKNPDVIITHDIDSYESLPDFEKRTYHLSYWYSWFDNKERILQWYFLRDGKMGTVNLDVFTRIDQAGMLKE, from the coding sequence ATGAATGTTCAGATGTTACGGGAACGATACACGAACTGTTCTGTCGAAAAAATATTTACTGTTATTTTCCTGTTTGGATTATTTCTCCGGACAATTCTACCGAATCTTAAGTTATTACATCATGACGAAGCTATTCATGCATGGTTTAGTTATGAACTTCTGACAAAAGGAGTATACCAATATGATCCCATGTACCATGGCCCATTTTTATACTATCTCATGGCCGGATTCTTTCGAATATTCGGAGATTCGGATCTCATTGCGCGATTTGTTCCGGCAATCTTTGGTACTCTCATAATCCTTCTGATATACGGAATTTATAAAACCGGTTGGTTATCAAGAAATCATTCTATCTGGGCAGCACTCTTTTTTGCATGCTCACCTGACATGGTGTATTTTTCCCGGTTTCTACGTCATGATATCTTTCAATTATTTTTCTCGATTTTGCTTTTGGTAGCAATTCTTGGATATATAGAATATAAAAAATCAGGATGGGCTTATCTTGCAGGAGTTGCAGCAGCATGTGGATTGTGCCTGAAAGAGGATATGCCAGTGGTAATTTTAGTTTTTGGATCCTTTTTTATTTCTCTGATTATTTTCAAAAAAATATCCCTCCCTATAACTTGGAAGCGGGATTTGATTGGTTCAATCATTATTGCCGCAGTTATTGGCTTTATCTTTTACACTTCATTCTTCCAGCATCCTCAGATGTTCTTTGAAGCACCGCTTAAAGCAATAGAACACTGGACTTCAATGCATGATCAATGTCGATTATGTGGACCTCCATACTGGTATTTGCTCATGTTTCTTCTGTATGAAATCCCTCTGCTTATTCTTGTATGGTATGCTATCTGGCAATGTGGATGGAAAGATAATGGTATCAATTATATTCGAAATACCCATACGGCAGAGGAATTGTCTAACGATGCTAAAATATCTCTATTCATTCTTCTCATGGTAATTTGGACCGCTAGCACCCTGGTCTTTTATGGATGGGTTGGGGAAAAAGTTCCCTGGCTTTTGATTCATCAATTATTTCCTGTCATTCTCCTTGCATCATACCGCATTGAAAAGAAAAAAATTATTGCAGGAATCATAACCGTGGCATTTCTGATAGGTATGACCGTTCATGTATGCTTTACCCCGACCGACATCAATGAGCCTATTGTACAGGTTCAGAATTCGGAAGATATGCGGGAAGTCATGAAAATTATTGATTCTGCAAAAAATGTGGTGGTTGCCTCAGATTCCTACTGGCCTCTACCCTGGTATTACCGGGGAGGAGAATGGGAGAAAATTTTATTTTATGGAAAAAAGGTTGATCCCATTGTCTGGATGGGAAAAAATCCAGATGTTATCATAACACACGATATTGATAGTTATGAATCATTACCTGATTTTGAAAAAAGAACCTATCATCTTAGCTATTGGTATTCCTGGTTTGATAATAAAGAAAGGATTCTACAGTGGTATTTTCTTCGGGATGGAAAAATGGGCACTGTTAACCTTGATGTGTTTACCCGTATTGACCAGGCTGGTATGTTAAAGGAATAA
- a CDS encoding 30S ribosomal protein S28e, translating to MDGTPAEVIEVIGSTGMHGEAMQVKARILDGPNKGRIITRNTVGPIREGDVLMLLETEREAKKLSRR from the coding sequence ATGGACGGAACGCCCGCTGAAGTAATCGAGGTTATCGGGTCAACCGGTATGCATGGAGAAGCCATGCAGGTTAAAGCCCGTATCCTTGATGGCCCGAACAAGGGGCGGATTATCACCCGCAACACGGTAGGACCGATCCGTGAAGGTGATGTTCTGATGCTCCTTGAGACCGAACGTGAAGCAAAGAAACTTTCCCGGAGGTAA
- the ndk gene encoding nucleoside-diphosphate kinase, with protein MERTFLMVKPDGVQRGLIGEVITRFERRGFKMVASRFERLPDARVMEHYAEHVQKPFFPGLKAYITSGPCFLMVWEGKDIVKISRDMIGATNPAGAAPGTIRGDFALEIGMNVIHGSDSVETANREIAIHFKPEELVSYTRIDEQYLYE; from the coding sequence ATGGAACGGACATTTCTGATGGTAAAGCCTGACGGAGTTCAGCGCGGACTTATCGGTGAAGTTATCACCCGGTTTGAACGCCGTGGATTCAAGATGGTTGCCTCACGATTTGAACGGCTTCCAGATGCACGGGTTATGGAACACTATGCAGAACACGTGCAGAAACCTTTCTTCCCAGGTCTGAAGGCATACATCACTTCAGGACCCTGTTTCCTGATGGTATGGGAAGGAAAAGATATCGTGAAGATAAGCAGGGACATGATCGGAGCAACAAACCCTGCCGGTGCAGCACCTGGCACGATTCGTGGAGACTTTGCCCTTGAGATAGGGATGAACGTCATCCATGGCTCTGACTCTGTAGAAACTGCAAATCGCGAGATTGCTATTCATTTCAAACCGGAAGAACTTGTTTCATATACCCGGATTGATGAACAGTACCTCTACGAATAA